A single genomic interval of Haloterrigena salifodinae harbors:
- a CDS encoding CDC48 family AAA ATPase: protein MNEVQLEVAKAYPNDSGRGIARLDPDTLLHLKLSPGDIIEIEGADTTAAKVWRADRQDWNTDTVRIDGFTRQNADVGIGERVTIRKAEATKADKLTLAPPEEASVQFGSDAAGMVKRQILKRPVVGRDIVPVMSSTNHPFMRSPGQAIPLIAVETEPEGVVLITEDTDVELREEPISGFEKTGGGITYEDIGGLQSEIQRVREMVELPMKHPQIFKKLGIEPPQGVLLHGPPGTGKTLLAKAVANETSASFFSIAGPEIISKYYGESEQQLREIFEDATEESPSIIFIDELDSIAPKREDVTGEVERRVVAQLLTMMDGLESRGQVIVIAATNRVDSVDPALRRPGRFDREIEIGVPDEVGREEILQIHTRGMPLSDDVDLGHLADETHGFVGADIESLTKEAAMKALRRYLPEIDLDEEDIPPSLIDRMIVKRQDFRGALNEVEPSAMREVLVELPKISWDDVGGLHSAKEQVQESVEWPLSNPERFDRLGVDPPAGVLLYGPPGTGKTLMAKAVANETNANFISVRGPQLLSKWVGESEKAIRQTFRKARQVSPTVIFFDELDALAPGRGGETGSNVSERVVNQLLTELDGLEEMENVMVIGATNRPDMIDPALLRSGRFDRLVMIGEPDVDGRERILEIHTENTPLAADVTLREIAEITDGYVGSDLESIAREAAIEALREDEEADIVEMRHFRQAMENVRPTITDDILDYYEQIEEEFQGGGSGGPGPTGRRDSRIGFQ from the coding sequence ATGAACGAAGTTCAACTGGAGGTTGCGAAGGCGTACCCGAACGACTCGGGTCGTGGTATCGCCCGACTCGACCCGGACACGCTGTTGCATCTGAAGCTGAGTCCGGGCGACATCATCGAAATCGAAGGCGCCGACACCACCGCCGCGAAGGTGTGGCGCGCCGACCGGCAGGACTGGAACACCGATACGGTCCGCATCGACGGGTTCACCCGTCAGAACGCCGACGTGGGGATCGGCGAACGCGTAACGATCCGCAAGGCAGAAGCCACGAAAGCGGATAAGCTCACCCTCGCACCCCCCGAGGAGGCGTCGGTCCAGTTCGGTTCCGACGCCGCCGGCATGGTGAAACGACAGATCTTGAAGCGGCCGGTCGTTGGTCGCGACATCGTCCCGGTCATGTCCTCGACGAACCATCCGTTCATGCGGTCGCCCGGCCAGGCGATTCCGCTCATCGCCGTCGAGACGGAACCCGAGGGCGTGGTCCTCATCACCGAGGACACCGACGTCGAGCTTCGCGAGGAGCCAATTTCGGGCTTCGAGAAGACCGGCGGCGGCATTACCTACGAGGACATCGGCGGTCTGCAAAGCGAGATCCAGCGGGTCAGGGAGATGGTCGAACTCCCGATGAAACACCCGCAGATCTTCAAGAAGCTCGGCATCGAGCCCCCGCAGGGCGTCCTGCTCCACGGGCCGCCGGGCACCGGGAAGACCCTACTCGCGAAGGCCGTCGCCAACGAGACCTCCGCGAGCTTCTTCTCGATTGCGGGGCCGGAGATCATCTCGAAGTACTACGGCGAGTCCGAACAGCAGTTACGGGAGATCTTCGAGGACGCGACCGAGGAGTCGCCGTCGATCATCTTTATCGACGAACTCGACTCCATCGCACCCAAACGGGAGGACGTCACCGGCGAGGTCGAGCGCCGCGTCGTCGCCCAGTTGCTGACCATGATGGACGGTCTCGAGTCCCGCGGTCAGGTCATCGTCATCGCGGCGACCAACCGCGTGGACTCGGTTGACCCCGCACTGCGCCGGCCGGGCCGGTTCGACCGCGAGATCGAGATCGGCGTCCCGGACGAAGTCGGCCGCGAGGAGATCCTCCAGATCCACACCCGTGGGATGCCCCTCTCTGACGACGTCGACCTCGGCCACCTGGCCGACGAGACCCACGGCTTCGTCGGCGCCGACATCGAGTCGCTGACGAAGGAAGCCGCGATGAAGGCCCTGCGCCGGTACCTCCCCGAGATCGATCTCGACGAGGAGGACATCCCGCCGAGCCTGATCGACCGGATGATCGTCAAGCGCCAGGACTTCCGCGGCGCCTTGAACGAGGTCGAGCCCTCGGCGATGCGGGAGGTGCTCGTCGAACTCCCGAAGATCTCCTGGGACGACGTCGGCGGCCTCCACTCCGCCAAGGAGCAGGTCCAGGAGTCCGTCGAGTGGCCCCTCTCGAACCCCGAGCGGTTCGACCGGCTGGGGGTCGATCCGCCAGCCGGCGTCTTGCTGTACGGGCCGCCGGGCACCGGGAAGACGCTCATGGCGAAAGCGGTCGCCAACGAGACCAACGCGAACTTCATCTCGGTGCGCGGTCCGCAACTCCTCTCGAAGTGGGTCGGCGAATCGGAGAAGGCCATCCGGCAGACCTTCCGCAAGGCGCGGCAGGTCTCCCCGACGGTGATCTTCTTCGACGAGCTCGACGCGCTCGCGCCGGGACGGGGCGGTGAAACCGGCTCGAACGTCTCCGAGCGAGTCGTCAACCAGCTCCTGACGGAACTCGACGGGCTCGAGGAGATGGAGAACGTGATGGTCATCGGCGCGACCAACCGACCGGACATGATCGACCCCGCGCTGCTGCGCTCGGGGCGGTTCGACCGGCTGGTCATGATCGGCGAACCCGACGTCGACGGCCGCGAACGCATCCTCGAGATCCACACCGAGAACACGCCGCTGGCCGCGGACGTCACGCTGCGCGAGATCGCCGAGATCACCGACGGCTACGTCGGCAGCGACCTCGAGTCGATCGCCCGCGAGGCGGCCATCGAGGCGCTGCGCGAGGACGAGGAGGCCGACATCGTCGAGATGCGCCACTTCCGGCAGGCCATGGAGAACGTTCGGCCGACGATCACGGACGACATCCTGGACTACTACGAGCAGATCGAAGAGGAGTTCCAGGGCGGCGGATCGGGCGGCCCCGGACCGACGGGTCGCCGCGACAGTCGGATCGGCTTCCAGTAA
- a CDS encoding DMT family transporter produces MSRFRDLVRFLALATVWGSAFVAISAGLDHFPPVLFAAFRYDIAGVLMLAYAAVAVDDWRPRDRGEWSLVAVGAVLLIAAYHAFLFVGQQHTTAAAAAIVVSLSPVLTTGFARLLVPSDALSPVGVGGLLVGLLGVAVVARPDPSNLLSVDAVATGLVFCAAAAFGLGSVLTRRIDASLPIETMEAWSMIGGALLMHGVSLVLGEPLEPSTWTHPEALGALGYLSLVASALGFLLYFDLLERLGAVEINMVSYVAPIVAALVGWLYLGEVVDATTAAGFGFIAVGFVLVKRRALREEFGHALDLGRSSSE; encoded by the coding sequence ATGAGCCGCTTTCGCGATCTCGTTCGCTTTCTCGCGCTCGCAACCGTTTGGGGCTCCGCGTTCGTCGCGATCAGCGCCGGCCTCGACCACTTCCCGCCGGTGTTGTTCGCCGCCTTTCGGTACGACATCGCGGGCGTCCTGATGCTCGCCTACGCCGCTGTCGCGGTCGACGACTGGCGACCCCGCGACCGCGGCGAGTGGTCGCTGGTCGCCGTCGGTGCCGTCCTGTTGATCGCGGCCTACCACGCCTTCCTCTTCGTCGGCCAGCAACACACGACGGCGGCCGCGGCCGCGATCGTCGTGAGCCTCTCGCCGGTGCTGACCACCGGGTTCGCTCGCCTGCTCGTCCCCTCGGACGCGCTTTCCCCAGTCGGCGTCGGCGGCCTCCTAGTCGGCCTGCTCGGCGTCGCGGTCGTCGCGCGCCCCGATCCCTCGAACCTGCTGTCGGTCGACGCCGTCGCGACGGGGCTCGTCTTCTGTGCGGCGGCCGCCTTCGGACTGGGGAGCGTCCTCACCCGCCGGATCGACGCCTCGCTCCCGATCGAGACCATGGAGGCCTGGTCGATGATCGGCGGCGCCCTCCTGATGCACGGCGTCAGTCTGGTGCTCGGCGAACCGCTCGAGCCGTCGACGTGGACCCATCCCGAAGCGCTCGGCGCGCTGGGCTACCTGTCGCTGGTCGCCAGCGCGCTGGGCTTTCTGCTCTACTTCGATCTGCTCGAGCGGCTGGGCGCCGTCGAGATCAACATGGTCTCCTACGTCGCGCCGATCGTCGCCGCGTTGGTCGGCTGGCTCTACCTTGGGGAAGTCGTCGACGCGACGACGGCTGCCGGCTTCGGCTTCATCGCGGTCGGCTTCGTCCTCGTCAAGCGACGGGCGCTGCGCGAGGAGTTCGGACACGCGCTGGATCTGGGTCGATCGTCGAGCGAGTAA
- a CDS encoding DUF7344 domain-containing protein, with protein MNDANATRMEAACSLLAESERRYLLYQLAENRGAHLEDVVTRIAAWEFDVHPVEIDKEDRQRVYVSLVHNHLPRLADYDIIEYDLRNGDIVLADGFDDIKPLLEQFRQTEEEPEIRELPSL; from the coding sequence ATGAACGACGCGAACGCCACCCGGATGGAAGCCGCCTGCTCTCTTCTCGCCGAGTCCGAACGTCGATACCTGCTCTACCAGCTCGCCGAGAACCGCGGTGCCCACCTCGAGGACGTCGTCACCCGGATCGCCGCCTGGGAGTTCGACGTCCACCCGGTCGAGATCGACAAGGAGGACCGACAGCGGGTCTATGTCTCGCTGGTTCACAACCACCTCCCGCGACTCGCCGACTACGACATCATCGAGTACGACCTCCGCAACGGCGACATCGTCCTCGCTGACGGGTTCGACGATATCAAGCCGCTACTCGAGCAGTTTCGGCAAACCGAGGAAGAGCCGGAGATCCGCGAACTGCCGTCGCTCTAA